From the genome of Chania multitudinisentens RB-25, one region includes:
- the glpQ gene encoding glycerophosphodiester phosphodiesterase, protein MRTQVKALLAGIILATSMASIAQAVDKVVIAHRGASGYLPEHTLPAKAMAFAMGADYLEQDVVMTKDDQVIVLHDHFLDRVTDVAQKFPDRHRKDGRYYAIDFTLPEIQTLKFTEEFVVKDGVQTQKFPNRFPMWKSDFRIHTLQDEIEMIQGMNHSAGKNVGIYVETKAPWFHKIEGKDISKTVLEILKSYGYTKKDDKVYLQSFDAPDLERVKKELLPAMNMDIKLVQLITNTGDQKVSETMVIHPDGSLTPYNYDWMYEPGAAAKLAKYADGIGPWYPMIVKNTSTPGHIELTTLAKEAKQQGLQIHPYTFRADPGQVPAYAKDFNDMLKIFYIDADVDGVFTDFPDKGVQFLQQHKLHK, encoded by the coding sequence CGGCTATCTGCCGGAACACACTCTGCCCGCCAAAGCGATGGCTTTTGCCATGGGGGCAGATTATCTGGAACAGGATGTGGTCATGACCAAAGATGACCAGGTGATTGTTCTGCACGACCACTTCCTTGATCGGGTCACCGATGTCGCGCAGAAGTTCCCCGATCGCCATCGTAAAGATGGCCGTTACTACGCCATCGACTTCACATTGCCTGAGATCCAGACACTGAAATTCACCGAAGAGTTTGTGGTGAAAGACGGCGTACAAACGCAGAAATTCCCCAACCGTTTCCCAATGTGGAAATCCGACTTCCGCATCCACACGCTACAGGATGAGATTGAAATGATTCAAGGCATGAATCATTCAGCCGGAAAGAATGTGGGAATCTATGTGGAAACCAAAGCCCCCTGGTTCCATAAAATCGAAGGCAAAGATATCTCCAAAACCGTGCTGGAAATCCTGAAATCCTACGGCTATACCAAGAAAGACGACAAAGTCTATCTGCAAAGCTTCGATGCACCGGATTTAGAACGGGTGAAAAAAGAGCTGCTGCCAGCGATGAACATGGATATCAAACTGGTTCAGTTGATCACCAATACCGGCGATCAGAAGGTGAGCGAAACCATGGTGATCCACCCAGATGGCAGCCTGACACCGTACAATTATGACTGGATGTATGAGCCTGGTGCGGCCGCCAAGCTGGCCAAATATGCCGATGGCATTGGGCCGTGGTATCCAATGATTGTCAAAAACACCTCCACGCCTGGGCATATTGAGTTAACCACCTTGGCGAAAGAAGCCAAACAGCAGGGCTTGCAGATCCACCCCTATACTTTCCGTGCCGATCCTGGCCAGGTTCCTGCTTACGCCAAAGACTTCAACGATATGCTGAAAATCTTCTATATTGATGCAGACGTGGACGGCGTCTTTACCGACTTCCCGGATAAGGGTGTCCAGTTCCTGCAACAGCACAAGCTGCACAAATAA
- a CDS encoding arylamine N-acetyltransferase family protein, protein MKNISAAFYRRIGWDKAVQWDKDGINHLIASSLMSLPFDNLSIFDAPDTPLSQAYIVEKILTKGQGGLCYELNTLLHWVMKECGLAVSLITGTVYDDIEQRWFPFSDTHVLNIVELDERLWLVDIGFGLKSPRLMVPLDGESVSYGALEYQVVKEASYYQLTFRKRGAARWSIGYRFAVDYRHVTVEELEPSRRIITFEEASPFNKNPMSAIFTAAGTEIITPSGHTITRDGKKIRLRLTKTQFNKRLSERVRPVVI, encoded by the coding sequence ATGAAGAATATTAGTGCTGCTTTTTACCGCCGTATCGGCTGGGATAAAGCCGTGCAGTGGGATAAGGATGGCATCAACCACCTGATTGCCAGCAGCTTGATGTCGTTGCCCTTTGACAATTTGAGCATTTTTGACGCACCCGATACGCCGTTGAGCCAGGCCTATATTGTCGAAAAAATTCTGACTAAGGGGCAAGGGGGGCTGTGTTATGAGCTCAATACGTTACTGCATTGGGTAATGAAGGAGTGCGGGCTGGCCGTGAGCCTGATTACAGGCACTGTCTACGATGACATTGAGCAACGATGGTTCCCTTTCTCAGATACCCACGTGCTGAATATTGTTGAGTTAGATGAGCGTCTGTGGCTGGTGGATATTGGCTTTGGCCTGAAAAGCCCTCGCCTGATGGTGCCGTTGGACGGTGAGAGCGTTAGCTACGGCGCACTCGAATATCAGGTGGTGAAAGAGGCGTCATATTACCAACTGACTTTCAGGAAACGCGGGGCTGCGCGCTGGAGCATTGGATATCGCTTTGCGGTGGACTATCGGCATGTCACCGTTGAGGAGCTGGAACCGAGTCGGCGCATTATCACGTTTGAAGAGGCATCACCCTTCAATAAAAACCCGATGAGTGCCATTTTTACCGCGGCCGGCACTGAGATCATCACACCTTCAGGGCATACCATTACCCGCGATGGAAAGAAAATCAGGCTGCGGCTGACGAAGACACAGTTTAACAAGCGATTGAGCGAGCGCGTTCGCCCGGTGGTTATTTGA
- a CDS encoding LLM class flavin-dependent oxidoreductase, whose translation MMSNSKLPFKIGISSIGAHLTNPLTGKKSTEQERVRHLIDMAIQAEAAGLDIYALGESHEQGFVSAAHTVMLSAAAQATKNITLMSSVTVISTLDPVRVFEDFATLDLISNGRTEIVVGRGSRIGGFGLLGYSPNDYEALFDEKLELLTAINEASEKQQPINWHGRFRSSLTNARIYPQPLDGKLKIWHAVGGHSSSAIAAANRGLPMVLTTLAGSSLNFKTTIDAYRRAAVAAGYQAQDMPITTTSWFHTAQSDAQAVEEFYPYFNGMMRELRSDSASIDFLHHSLAVDNAMMIGSPKTILAKMKYQYQLYRQQQFLAHVDTGALPPDLVKNNIEVLANVIAPEFRSFITREWA comes from the coding sequence ATGATGAGTAACAGTAAATTACCATTCAAAATCGGTATCTCCTCAATTGGAGCCCATCTGACCAATCCGCTGACCGGTAAGAAATCTACGGAACAGGAGCGAGTCAGGCATTTAATTGACATGGCGATACAGGCTGAAGCGGCAGGTCTTGATATTTATGCACTGGGTGAAAGCCATGAGCAGGGATTTGTCAGCGCGGCACACACCGTGATGTTGAGTGCTGCTGCACAGGCCACGAAAAATATCACTCTGATGAGCTCAGTCACCGTTATCAGTACGCTGGACCCGGTGCGGGTTTTTGAAGATTTTGCGACGCTGGATCTGATCTCGAACGGGCGTACAGAGATCGTGGTTGGGCGTGGTTCGCGGATAGGCGGTTTTGGTCTGTTGGGATACTCGCCTAATGATTATGAAGCACTGTTTGATGAAAAACTTGAATTGCTTACCGCGATCAATGAAGCCAGTGAAAAACAGCAGCCAATCAACTGGCATGGGAGATTCCGTTCCTCTCTGACCAATGCACGTATCTACCCACAGCCCCTGGATGGGAAACTGAAAATATGGCATGCCGTTGGCGGCCACAGCAGCAGCGCGATTGCCGCAGCAAACAGAGGCCTGCCGATGGTGCTGACCACGCTGGCAGGGAGTTCCCTGAACTTTAAAACCACGATTGATGCTTACCGGCGGGCGGCAGTGGCCGCAGGCTATCAGGCTCAGGATATGCCGATCACTACCACCAGTTGGTTCCATACTGCGCAAAGTGATGCTCAGGCTGTTGAGGAGTTTTACCCTTATTTCAACGGGATGATGAGAGAACTGCGTTCTGATTCAGCGTCGATTGATTTTCTGCACCATTCACTGGCCGTTGATAACGCCATGATGATTGGCTCGCCTAAAACGATCCTTGCCAAGATGAAGTATCAGTACCAGCTCTACAGGCAGCAGCAATTCTTGGCTCATGTGGATACCGGGGCTTTGCCGCCCGATCTGGTCAAAAATAATATTGAGGTGCTGGCTAATGTGATTGCACCTGAATTTCGGTCATTTATCACACGTGAATGGGCATGA
- a CDS encoding ester cyclase, which produces MNRKNMLKTGIISALLMSFSVFSAENKPDDFSTTSDANAEQRINKTLEEFKAERETVEKNLRNFDDLDFNVYSHQKWDEMDRSHAKDIIVHYPDGSVTYGLKEHLDRSKKIFAFAPDTENPIHHVRIGQGTYTAVTGVWRGTFTKPMVLADGTVIQPNGKRFEIEMATIARWNEQGTMDEEWLFYDDYTFMKQLDLIK; this is translated from the coding sequence ATGAACCGTAAAAATATGTTGAAAACAGGTATCATCAGCGCATTGCTGATGAGTTTCTCCGTATTTTCCGCAGAGAATAAGCCTGATGATTTTTCTACCACCTCTGATGCTAACGCAGAACAGCGCATCAATAAAACGTTGGAAGAGTTTAAGGCAGAGCGGGAAACGGTGGAAAAAAACCTCAGAAACTTTGATGACCTGGACTTTAATGTTTACAGCCATCAAAAATGGGATGAAATGGACAGAAGCCACGCCAAAGATATTATTGTTCATTATCCCGATGGTTCAGTGACCTATGGTTTGAAAGAGCACCTTGATCGTTCTAAAAAGATTTTTGCGTTTGCCCCGGATACTGAAAACCCGATCCATCATGTACGTATCGGCCAGGGGACTTATACGGCGGTAACTGGCGTATGGCGCGGCACTTTTACCAAGCCGATGGTGCTGGCGGACGGTACTGTGATTCAGCCGAACGGTAAGCGTTTTGAAATAGAAATGGCGACCATTGCGCGCTGGAATGAACAAGGCACGATGGATGAAGAATGGTTATTTTACGATGACTATACCTTTATGAAGCAGTTAGACCTGATTAAATAA
- a CDS encoding LysR substrate-binding domain-containing protein, translated as MFISDETLRVIHLVAKYQSITTAAEHLNKVPSAISYTVKKLEESCGVELFLRKGRYIELTPAGEYFVQHSKTILNDLDALQRNTALIHSGVEQELTIAVNNIIPRSAIVAFVCAFEQAFPSTWLTIDTEVYNGCWDALYGKRANLVIGAPHAVPSTEGIISEPIGHLEWDFVVGPEHPLATQVQPLQNSELRQYPAMCIRDTAINFVPQQAWLLEGQKPMFVPDFATAIELIQRNVGIGYVPHHLALPLLNRGELVKKPMQEHKHATQIFLAARSDGMGKVSRWCIEYLLAPSFRARLHGQL; from the coding sequence ATGTTTATCTCCGACGAAACTTTGCGGGTCATTCATCTGGTGGCGAAATACCAGAGTATTACGACCGCCGCCGAGCACCTGAATAAAGTCCCTTCTGCGATCAGCTATACGGTTAAAAAGTTGGAAGAAAGTTGTGGTGTTGAACTGTTTCTGCGTAAAGGCCGCTATATCGAACTTACCCCAGCGGGTGAATACTTTGTGCAACACAGCAAAACCATACTCAATGATTTGGATGCGCTACAGCGCAATACGGCCTTGATTCACAGCGGTGTGGAGCAGGAACTGACGATTGCGGTGAACAATATCATCCCCCGTTCGGCTATCGTGGCGTTTGTCTGCGCGTTTGAACAAGCATTTCCTTCCACATGGTTAACTATTGATACCGAAGTCTATAACGGCTGCTGGGACGCGCTGTACGGCAAAAGAGCCAACCTGGTGATCGGTGCGCCGCATGCGGTGCCCAGCACTGAGGGGATCATCAGCGAACCGATAGGCCACTTGGAGTGGGATTTTGTCGTGGGGCCAGAACATCCGTTGGCAACGCAGGTGCAGCCGCTACAGAACAGCGAACTGCGGCAATATCCAGCAATGTGCATTCGCGATACCGCAATCAACTTTGTGCCGCAGCAGGCGTGGTTGCTGGAGGGGCAAAAACCGATGTTTGTGCCCGATTTTGCCACGGCCATTGAATTGATCCAGCGTAATGTGGGTATCGGCTATGTGCCTCATCATTTGGCTCTGCCCTTGCTGAACCGCGGGGAATTGGTCAAAAAGCCGATGCAGGAGCACAAACATGCCACGCAGATTTTTTTAGCGGCCCGTTCTGATGGGATGGGCAAGGTGAGCCGCTGGTGCATCGAATATCTGTTGGCTCCGTCGTTTCGTGCCAGGCTGCATGGGCAATTGTGA
- a CDS encoding cytosine permease produces MRKTDENTNTASGFHIAMILLGIAVTPVLLSSSSLGNQLSRSELLTVVGLGGIILAILASITISVGEKARLPTYGIVKYAFGERGAVAINILMAISLFGWIAVTANMFGHSVHDLLAQHGMTLPIPLLVAVGCCIFVASTAFGFVVLGKVAQIAVPVIALVLCYILYVAMNGQADLVQSMGSMETGVAVSTVVGTIIVLVATLPDFGSFVHNRKHALIGAIITFLVAYPLLYWVGATPSALSGQGSLLAAMAVFGSVLPAALLLVFACITGNAGNMFQGTLVVSTLLTRFPKWQITLALGVLSAIVGSMNIMGWFIPFLLFLGIATPPVAGIYIADFFLYRRHGYQESVLAVEPQIKVLTFVAWVAGSAVGFMTVKGIFTLTTIPSVDSILVACVGYALLSRKKYNQA; encoded by the coding sequence ATGCGTAAAACGGATGAAAACACCAATACCGCATCCGGCTTTCATATTGCGATGATTTTGCTGGGAATTGCGGTGACCCCGGTACTGCTCTCTTCTTCCAGCCTCGGTAACCAGCTATCTCGTTCAGAGTTGCTCACCGTGGTGGGATTGGGGGGCATTATCCTGGCGATTCTGGCCTCTATCACCATCAGCGTTGGTGAAAAGGCGCGTTTACCTACCTACGGCATTGTGAAATATGCCTTTGGGGAACGTGGTGCTGTTGCCATCAACATTCTGATGGCGATCAGCCTGTTCGGCTGGATTGCCGTGACTGCCAACATGTTCGGGCATTCGGTACATGATCTGCTGGCGCAGCACGGTATGACACTGCCAATACCGCTGTTGGTGGCCGTCGGTTGCTGTATTTTCGTGGCGTCTACCGCTTTCGGTTTTGTGGTGTTGGGGAAAGTGGCACAGATTGCAGTGCCGGTTATTGCCCTGGTGCTTTGTTACATTCTGTATGTGGCGATGAATGGGCAGGCCGACCTGGTGCAGAGCATGGGCAGTATGGAAACCGGCGTGGCGGTATCTACCGTAGTAGGGACGATTATTGTGTTGGTGGCCACGTTGCCGGACTTTGGCAGCTTTGTGCATAACCGTAAGCATGCGCTGATCGGGGCGATCATCACCTTTTTAGTTGCCTATCCCCTGCTGTATTGGGTGGGAGCCACCCCCAGCGCCTTGAGCGGGCAGGGATCGCTGCTGGCGGCGATGGCGGTATTCGGTTCGGTATTACCGGCGGCATTGTTGCTGGTTTTTGCCTGCATCACCGGTAACGCTGGCAATATGTTCCAGGGAACGCTGGTGGTTTCGACCTTACTGACCCGTTTCCCGAAATGGCAGATTACGTTGGCGCTGGGCGTGCTGTCGGCGATCGTCGGCAGTATGAACATCATGGGCTGGTTCATTCCGTTCCTGTTGTTCCTCGGGATTGCCACACCGCCGGTAGCCGGTATCTATATCGCTGACTTTTTCCTCTATCGCCGTCATGGCTATCAGGAAAGCGTGCTGGCGGTGGAACCGCAGATCAAAGTGCTGACATTCGTGGCCTGGGTTGCGGGTTCTGCCGTTGGTTTTATGACGGTTAAGGGCATATTCACCCTGACCACGATCCCTTCGGTTGATTCCATTTTGGTCGCCTGTGTGGGGTATGCACTGCTAAGCCGGAAAAAGTATAATCAAGCATAA
- a CDS encoding carbamate kinase, with protein sequence MSKPLAVVAVGGNALIQSDRHNSIPDQYQAVVETVGHIVDMIAAGWDLVLTHGNGPQVGFILRRSELAAEEVAPVPLDYAVGDTQGAIGYMFQKALGNELQRRGIQRPVVALVTQTLVSADDAAFAHPGKPVGAFFDRQTALERQQTLGWTVMEDAGRGWRRTVPSPEPLAIIEREVISQLLAQGCIVIACGGGGIPVVRDEHQQLRGVEAVIDKDLASALLAEQLGADLLLIPTGVEQVAINFGTPQQQWLDTLNIERAQALLQQGQFGAGSMQPKIEAILRFVEHSQQQGNKGQGLITSPQAIKAALNHQTGTWIKP encoded by the coding sequence ATGAGTAAACCTTTAGCCGTGGTTGCCGTGGGCGGCAATGCGCTGATCCAAAGCGATCGGCACAACAGTATTCCCGATCAGTATCAGGCGGTGGTGGAGACGGTAGGGCATATCGTTGACATGATCGCCGCCGGTTGGGATTTGGTTCTGACCCACGGTAATGGGCCGCAGGTTGGGTTTATCCTGCGCCGTTCCGAACTGGCAGCAGAAGAAGTGGCCCCGGTACCGCTGGATTATGCCGTGGGCGATACGCAGGGCGCGATTGGCTATATGTTCCAGAAAGCCCTGGGCAACGAATTGCAGCGCCGCGGCATTCAGCGGCCAGTAGTGGCGTTGGTCACACAAACTCTGGTCAGCGCCGATGATGCGGCGTTTGCACACCCTGGCAAACCGGTAGGAGCGTTTTTTGATCGTCAAACGGCGCTGGAGCGCCAGCAAACGCTGGGCTGGACGGTAATGGAGGATGCTGGCCGTGGCTGGCGCCGCACGGTGCCTTCGCCCGAACCGCTGGCCATCATTGAGCGTGAGGTGATTAGCCAACTGTTGGCGCAGGGCTGCATTGTGATTGCCTGTGGCGGTGGGGGTATTCCTGTAGTGCGCGATGAGCACCAGCAATTGCGCGGGGTTGAAGCGGTGATTGACAAAGATCTGGCTTCGGCATTGCTGGCGGAACAATTGGGCGCGGATCTGCTGTTGATCCCAACCGGCGTTGAGCAGGTTGCTATCAATTTTGGTACGCCGCAGCAGCAATGGTTGGACACCCTGAACATTGAACGGGCACAGGCTTTACTCCAGCAAGGGCAGTTCGGCGCTGGCAGCATGCAACCCAAAATTGAAGCCATTCTGCGTTTCGTTGAGCACAGCCAGCAACAAGGGAATAAGGGCCAAGGGCTCATCACTAGCCCACAGGCCATCAAGGCTGCACTGAATCACCAGACCGGCACCTGGATTAAGCCATAA